The following are encoded together in the Raineyella sp. LH-20 genome:
- the rpsB gene encoding 30S ribosomal protein S2: MAVVTARELLENGVHFGHQTRRWNPKMKRFIFNERNGIYIIDLQQSLKYIDKAYAFVKETVARGGQVLFVGTKKQAQEAIAQQATRVGMPYVNQRWLGGMLTNFQTISKRIARMKELEAMDFEKVQGSGLTKKELLGLSREKDKLEKDLGGIRDMTRTPQAVWIVDTKKEHLGVDEARKLRIPVVAILDTNCDPDEVDYAIPGNDDSIRSVSLLTRVIADAVADGLVSRSSGEATTAEAAEPMAEWEKELLNATEPAAPVEVKPAAPAAETAEAAETDVKPAAPAEPAAEAPATDNE, translated from the coding sequence ATGGCCGTCGTGACTGCCCGCGAGCTGCTCGAGAACGGTGTCCACTTCGGGCACCAGACCCGTCGTTGGAACCCGAAGATGAAGCGCTTCATCTTCAACGAGCGCAACGGCATCTACATCATCGATCTGCAGCAGTCGCTCAAGTACATCGACAAGGCGTACGCCTTCGTCAAGGAGACCGTCGCCCGCGGCGGTCAGGTGCTCTTCGTCGGCACCAAGAAGCAGGCCCAGGAGGCCATCGCCCAGCAGGCCACCCGCGTCGGCATGCCCTACGTGAACCAGCGCTGGCTGGGCGGCATGCTCACCAACTTCCAGACCATCTCCAAGCGGATCGCGCGGATGAAGGAACTGGAGGCGATGGACTTCGAGAAGGTGCAGGGCTCCGGCCTCACCAAGAAGGAGCTCCTCGGCCTGTCCCGCGAGAAGGACAAGCTGGAGAAGGACCTCGGCGGCATCCGGGACATGACCCGCACCCCGCAGGCGGTCTGGATCGTCGACACCAAGAAGGAGCACCTCGGCGTCGACGAGGCCCGCAAGCTCCGCATCCCGGTCGTTGCGATCCTCGACACCAACTGCGACCCCGACGAGGTCGACTACGCCATCCCGGGCAACGACGACTCGATCCGTTCCGTCTCGCTGCTCACCCGGGTGATCGCCGACGCCGTCGCCGACGGCCTGGTGTCGCGTTCCTCCGGTGAGGCCACCACCGCCGAGGCCGCCGAGCCGATGGCCGAGTGGGAGAAGGAGCTGCTCAACGCCACCGAGCCGGCCGCCCCGGTCGAGGTCAAGCCTGCCGCTCCGGCCGCCGAGACCGCTGAGGCCGCCGAGACCGACGTGAAGCCCGCCGCTCCTGCCGAGCCCGCCGCTGAGGCGCCCGCCACCGACAACGAGTGA
- a CDS encoding peptidoglycan DD-metalloendopeptidase family protein produces MSGPVVRPFAPPPEPWLAGHRGVDLAAEVGAPVLAAAAGTVTYASTLAGRGVVVIDHGATRTTYEPVQATVRIGQLVATGDVLGTLQAGHQGCPAAACLHWGLREGVDYLDPMLLPALPSGPMTRLVGSEEVTAARREAAARALAAAAGAAAPGGTAPTRVGGWLPPVSGPVTSPFGMRVHPVTGVRKLHDGVDYGASCGVPLRAPLPGTVIEVVRHPAYGWRIRIDHGMVDGHRLITSLNHARGYSVHTGETVQRGQTLGAVGSTGLSTGCHLHLMAWQDGALVDPSRLA; encoded by the coding sequence GTGAGCGGACCAGTGGTCCGCCCGTTCGCCCCGCCTCCGGAGCCGTGGCTCGCCGGCCACCGTGGGGTCGATCTCGCCGCCGAGGTCGGCGCTCCTGTGCTCGCCGCGGCCGCCGGGACCGTCACGTACGCCTCGACCCTCGCCGGCCGGGGCGTCGTGGTGATCGACCACGGCGCCACCCGCACCACGTACGAGCCGGTGCAGGCGACCGTACGGATCGGCCAGCTCGTCGCGACGGGCGACGTGCTCGGCACCTTGCAGGCCGGACACCAAGGGTGTCCGGCGGCCGCCTGCCTGCACTGGGGCCTGCGCGAAGGGGTCGACTACCTCGACCCGATGCTGTTGCCGGCCTTGCCGTCCGGCCCGATGACGCGTCTGGTCGGTAGTGAGGAGGTCACCGCGGCTCGCCGGGAGGCCGCGGCCCGCGCCCTCGCGGCAGCCGCCGGCGCCGCTGCGCCCGGTGGCACCGCGCCGACGCGAGTGGGCGGCTGGCTGCCGCCGGTGTCCGGGCCGGTGACGTCACCGTTCGGGATGCGGGTGCACCCGGTCACCGGGGTCCGCAAGCTGCACGACGGGGTGGACTACGGAGCCTCCTGTGGGGTCCCGCTCCGGGCTCCCCTGCCGGGTACCGTCATCGAGGTCGTCCGCCACCCGGCGTACGGCTGGCGGATCCGGATCGACCACGGCATGGTCGACGGACACCGGCTGATCACCTCGCTGAACCACGCCCGCGGCTACTCGGTGCACACCGGGGAGACGGTGCAGCGCGGCCAGACGCTGGGCGCGGTCGGGTCGACCGGCCTGTCCACCGGATGCCACCTGCACCTGATGGCGTGGCAGGACGGGGCGCTGGTCGATCCCAGCCGGCTCGCCTGA